One genomic region from Aliarcobacter cryaerophilus ATCC 43158 encodes:
- the tilS gene encoding tRNA lysidine(34) synthetase TilS, with protein MIFDFSKIKNSKNLLAFSGGVDSSALFFLLLNHKIDFDIAIVNYNTREQSKDEIEYALNLAKKYEKKIFIKDIKLENSSNFEKNARDIRYSFFEQIIKENSYETLITAHQLNDRLEWFLMQLSKGAGLVELFGIKEFEEKIDYTIFRPLLNISKDELEKYLKENKIKYFIDSSNIDEKYKRNYFRHNFSDKFLNEFKSGIKNSFSFLENDLNSLNLKLNPIITLEELEVFEKLKDDNLNLRVIDKSLKKRGVLLSKKQRDEIIKQKEITISHKINIAITKKYILIAPKVKMILPKEFKEVCRIQKIPQNMRAYIFSKNILEELKLSF; from the coding sequence ATGATTTTTGATTTTAGTAAGATAAAAAATAGTAAAAATCTTCTAGCTTTTTCAGGTGGAGTTGATAGTAGCGCTCTTTTTTTCTTACTTTTAAATCACAAAATTGATTTTGATATTGCAATTGTAAATTATAATACAAGAGAACAATCAAAAGATGAAATAGAATATGCTTTAAATTTAGCAAAAAAATATGAAAAAAAAATATTCATTAAAGATATTAAACTAGAAAACAGTTCAAACTTTGAAAAAAATGCAAGAGATATAAGATATAGTTTTTTTGAGCAAATTATAAAAGAAAATTCTTATGAAACTCTCATAACAGCTCACCAACTAAATGACCGCTTAGAGTGGTTTTTAATGCAACTATCAAAAGGTGCTGGACTGGTTGAACTTTTTGGAATAAAAGAGTTTGAAGAAAAAATAGATTACACAATTTTTCGTCCTCTTTTAAATATAAGTAAAGATGAGTTAGAAAAATATTTAAAAGAGAATAAAATAAAATATTTTATAGATAGTTCAAATATAGATGAAAAATACAAAAGAAACTACTTTAGACACAACTTTTCAGATAAATTTTTAAATGAGTTCAAAAGTGGAATTAAAAATAGTTTCTCTTTTTTAGAAAATGATTTAAACTCTTTAAATCTTAAATTAAATCCTATAATAACTCTTGAAGAGTTAGAAGTTTTTGAGAAATTAAAAGATGATAATCTAAATCTTAGAGTTATTGATAAATCTTTAAAAAAAAGAGGTGTTTTATTAAGTAAAAAACAAAGAGATGAGATAATAAAACAAAAAGAGATCACAATCTCACACAAAATAAATATTGCAATTACTAAAAAATATATCCTAATAGCTCCAAAAGTAAAAATGATATTGCCAAAAGAGTTTAAAGAAGTTTGTAGAATTCAAAAAATCC
- the rimO gene encoding 30S ribosomal protein S12 methylthiotransferase RimO has translation MKFSEEKPKKKLHMVSLGCTKNLVDSEVMLGKLKDYELTDDETQADLIIVNTCGFIDSAKEESINTTLNLHNERKKDSVLVMAGCLSERYKDDLQKELTEIDIFTGVGDYDKIDRLVHEKRSSFSNEVFLASEENDRVITGSNYHAYVKLSEGCNQSCSFCAIPSFKGKLHSRTLESLIKEVNILVKKGFKDFSFVSQDSSSYLRDLEQNDGLEQLIDAVEKIDGVKTARILYLYPSTTTHNLIDKIADSKVFVNYFDMPLQHISSNMLKIMKRGKGAEKLIELMNYMKSKPNSFVRTTFIAGHPGESEDDFLELCKYVKNFGFDRGNVFSYSDEEGTSAETRDDKIEQELIDERASILGEIISKTTLKSLENDIGKTFEVYVDGESDEHEYLLSARKTLWAPEIDGEIYINDNEGNLPIVFGEIYEVETTELAGDKLLAKILRKV, from the coding sequence ATGAAATTTAGTGAAGAAAAACCAAAGAAAAAACTGCATATGGTAAGCCTTGGATGTACAAAAAATTTAGTTGATAGTGAAGTAATGTTAGGAAAACTAAAAGACTATGAACTAACAGATGATGAAACTCAAGCTGATTTAATAATAGTAAACACTTGTGGATTTATAGATAGTGCAAAAGAAGAGAGTATAAATACAACTTTAAACTTACATAATGAAAGAAAAAAAGATTCTGTTTTGGTTATGGCTGGATGTTTAAGTGAAAGATATAAAGATGATTTACAAAAAGAGCTTACTGAAATAGATATTTTCACAGGCGTTGGAGATTATGACAAAATAGATAGATTAGTTCATGAAAAAAGAAGTAGTTTTTCAAATGAGGTATTTTTAGCAAGCGAAGAAAATGATAGAGTAATAACTGGCTCAAACTATCACGCTTATGTAAAATTAAGTGAAGGTTGTAATCAATCTTGCTCATTTTGTGCTATTCCTTCATTTAAAGGAAAACTTCACTCAAGAACTCTTGAATCTTTAATAAAAGAAGTTAATATTTTAGTAAAAAAAGGCTTCAAAGATTTCTCTTTTGTATCACAAGATTCATCTTCATATTTACGAGATTTAGAACAAAATGATGGATTAGAGCAATTAATTGATGCTGTTGAAAAAATAGATGGAGTAAAGACAGCCCGAATTTTATATCTATATCCAAGTACAACAACACACAATTTAATAGATAAAATTGCTGACTCAAAAGTTTTTGTAAACTATTTTGATATGCCACTTCAACACATATCTTCTAATATGCTAAAAATTATGAAAAGAGGAAAAGGTGCTGAAAAGTTAATTGAACTCATGAACTATATGAAATCAAAACCAAACTCTTTTGTAAGAACAACTTTTATAGCTGGACATCCAGGAGAGAGTGAAGATGATTTTCTTGAACTTTGCAAATATGTAAAAAATTTTGGTTTTGATAGAGGAAATGTTTTTTCATATTCAGATGAAGAAGGAACATCAGCAGAAACTAGAGATGATAAAATTGAGCAAGAGTTAATAGATGAAAGAGCTTCTATTTTAGGAGAAATTATCTCAAAAACCACTCTTAAATCTTTAGAAAATGATATTGGAAAAACTTTTGAAGTTTATGTTGATGGAGAAAGTGATGAACACGAATACCTTTTAAGTGCTAGAAAAACTCTTTGGGCACCCGAAATTGATGGAGAAATTTATATAAATGATAATGAAGGTAACCTTCCAATAGTTTTTGGAGAAATCTATGAAGTAGAAACAACTGAATTAGCTGGTGATAAACTTCTAGCAAAGATTTTAAGAAAAGTATAA
- a CDS encoding META domain-containing protein, whose amino-acid sequence MFKKSNFFLTILILILGLALNSCSSTKGLETANSNQVLKNTKWELKSLNKKDIKKVEKVAIINFEKENKVFGNLGCNSFFGKVDIKPNNINISKVGSTMMMCSDMSVEHDYLEVLDKVTTYKIEEDTLIFFDKNNKEIARFLKR is encoded by the coding sequence ATGTTTAAAAAATCAAATTTCTTTTTGACTATTTTGATACTTATTTTAGGCTTAGCTTTAAACTCTTGTAGCTCAACAAAAGGATTAGAGACAGCAAATAGTAATCAAGTTTTAAAAAATACAAAGTGGGAACTTAAGAGTTTAAATAAAAAAGATATAAAAAAAGTTGAAAAAGTTGCTATTATAAATTTTGAAAAAGAGAATAAAGTTTTTGGAAATTTAGGTTGCAATAGTTTTTTTGGAAAAGTTGATATAAAACCAAACAATATTAATATTTCTAAAGTAGGTAGTACTATGATGATGTGTTCTGATATGAGTGTAGAACATGATTATTTGGAAGTTTTAGATAAAGTAACAACTTATAAAATAGAAGAAGATACTTTAATATTTTTTGATAAAAATAATAAAGAGATAGCAAGATTTTTAAAAAGGTAG
- the panC gene encoding pantoate--beta-alanine ligase: protein MQIVKTIEELQNIRKNLSGNIGFVPTMGALHDGHISLIRKAKDENEVVIVSIFVNPTQFLKGEDLNKYPRKEEADIKICQMCKVDYLFMPKINTIYEKDEILIKAPQNSYVLEGNTRPGHFDGVLQVVLKLFNLTLATNAYFGKKDAQQLSLIQQMVKNLFLPINIVACDIVRESSGLALSSRNVYLSSEQKEEALKISKSIYMAGNLIAKGERDSKIVKDKIYEVLENLDVEYVKVVDKRFEEIEKIEPSNTIILVVVRFGNIRLLDNIWM from the coding sequence TTGCAAATAGTTAAAACTATAGAAGAGTTACAAAATATTAGAAAAAATTTAAGTGGTAATATTGGTTTTGTACCAACAATGGGTGCTTTGCATGATGGACATATTTCACTAATAAGAAAAGCTAAAGATGAAAATGAAGTTGTAATCGTATCTATTTTTGTAAATCCAACTCAATTTTTAAAAGGTGAAGATTTAAATAAATATCCACGAAAAGAAGAAGCTGATATAAAAATTTGTCAAATGTGTAAGGTTGATTATCTTTTTATGCCAAAGATTAATACTATATATGAAAAAGATGAAATTTTAATAAAAGCACCACAAAATAGCTATGTACTTGAAGGAAATACAAGACCTGGTCATTTTGATGGTGTTTTACAAGTTGTTTTAAAACTATTTAATCTTACCCTTGCAACAAATGCATACTTTGGGAAAAAAGATGCGCAACAACTATCACTTATACAACAAATGGTAAAAAATCTATTTTTGCCTATAAATATTGTTGCTTGTGATATTGTAAGAGAAAGTAGTGGATTAGCACTTAGTTCAAGAAATGTATATTTAAGTTCTGAACAAAAAGAAGAAGCACTCAAAATCTCAAAATCAATATATATGGCTGGAAACCTAATAGCAAAAGGTGAAAGAGATTCAAAAATAGTAAAAGATAAAATCTATGAAGTTTTAGAAAATCTTGATGTTGAGTATGTAAAAGTCGTAGATAAAAGATTTGAGGAAATAGAAAAAATAGAGCCATCAAATACAATAATTCTAGTTGTTGTTAGATTTGGAAATATAAGGCTTCTTGATAATATTTGGATGTAA